From the genome of Salvia splendens isolate huo1 chromosome 7, SspV2, whole genome shotgun sequence:
TCTTTGTATGCAAAGAGAATATAATATGCCATTAgaattagttttatttatttgtgtttacGTATTTCGATTTTTATTCATAATAGTTGAGAATGTTTTTTAGGCTTTCTCATCTtttttatatcattatgaatataGTTATACTCgaaaatagtagtataatttcCTTCCAACATCCAACTATTCCGACAAACTCAAAAAAGGAACAcaattatagtactagtacaaATTAAGTTCCCAAAAAAAAACCAAGCCTAGATCAATAAAGTGACAAATTCCACCAACCATAAGAATTCGAACATTTTACAGACATCTGTTCAGTGTGGTAATATGTCAAACGCAAGTTAGGATTTGTCTTTCCACCCTTAATTCTCCCTTTTGCATTCGACAATTGAAAGAATTGGTAACTGATCATCATCCTCGACATAATCCAGACGAACGAGAAAATGGCCGCTCATACGGGATATCGAGGAAGCGCCGGAACGGAGTCCCCGTAGAAATCAAAGAGCTTGCCTGATCAAAATTTAATATGGTGCTACAGAGCTTACCACAGATTTGGAATCTTTTGATTTAGTGTCGATAACGATGTTCCCCACTCGGACTTCCATTGTCTCTGTCGCATCCTTCTCAGTCCTGTTCTCGGGGCCACCATTCTCCACCTCCTCGAGTTTATTAGAAGGGGTGATGTGCCTTCCACTGATCCATGGATGAGTAAGACACTGAGCTGCTGTCAGCCTTTTCTCGGGCACAAAATCTAGTATCTGAGTAAGGAAATCAGCCGTCTCAGTTGCATCCTTCTCGTTGAGCTCGTATTTTTCTCTGAGAACCTTAGTGAGAGGCCAGAACCGTAATCTTCTGATATGCCTCAGATCTCCAAATCTGTTGAAGAAGTCTCGTGAATATCGCCCACCCAATGCAATCTGCAGATAGGTTTAACAAGGTTTTATAGTGAAAGGCAAACGCAGAATGTTCAATCAATTGATTTGGAAATCATATCGGGTTGGGGTATTATTGACACTGATAAACAAACTCTTACCTTGCGTGGCATCATCCCAAGAAGCTCCATCATCAGCGCCAAATGATCCTTCAGATTAGAACAGAAAATCAGTAATTTAAGACTATATAAGTGAATAAGGAATCTAAAATCACATTATGTGCTTTATGAAAGGGATGGCGAGGCTGAAAGATTATTTTGAGAGTCAAATTTCTTCCTGAAACAGCCAATTGGCTTGGGACGGGCATCACTTATAGGTCatattttgttttctactttggTAAAGTGCAATATATTGGTGGTTTCCGTCCTTCATTACTGATTATCATTGATTTCATTTGATCTAAGGTACTATTTAAGTAACAAAaagtttggggggggggggggggggaatctGCTATTACTTATAGGTGTTTATGCAAAACTGGGGTGCACATACCTCATCGCGGTCGTAGTTGTCACCGCTATGTGGATCAAAAAGAACATCTCCAGTGACGAGCTCAAAGCAAATGCAGGCAAATGACCACATATCAGCAGACGTAGAGTACTTGGATCCTAAAATGACCTCAGGGCACCTATACTGCCTAGTTTGAATGTCACTGGTGAATTGCTTGTAAGTCCAGCAGGCGTTTCCAAAATCCACCAATTTGCATTTCAGTTCAACCTCAGCCAAGAGCTTCTGCCTTGCTGACCGGCTGCCTCTCTTGTTGCCCTTTGTTCCTTGGCATGCACCATTTTCCCCACCACTAGTTGCTTCGGTAACTGATTTATTGCTTCGTTTTTCAATGGACCTTCCATTGGCATTATCATCCCTCTGAGATTCTTCAGGTCCACTTGCCTCATTATCTGGCTCAGTTTCTTCCTTCCCAGCACACTTCTGAGCAGCTCGCTTAGCCTTTTTCCGGATCTTCTTTTTCTGGTTCTTAGTCAGATCACCACGAGAAACCTTAGCATCTTTAGATGCCTCCGGCTCTGACACAATCTTGCTTTTATTGGAGGGGAGTATAAGTTCTGCACCTGATTTTCTAGGATCTTTAGCTGGATCTATCGTTGAAAGAAGTAATATGTTCTCTGGCTTCAGATCTGTGTGTATTATCGACAGTTGCCGGTGCAAATAATCCAATCCCGCTAAAATGTGTAAGCATATTTCTTTAACCATGTGAAGAGGCACCCCTCTGTAGTCTGAATACTTAATCAAGGTCAAAAGATTGTCACCTAAGTACTCAAAGACCATGCAAACATGTTGCCCATTTGACCCTGAATGCTTGAAGTGATCCAAAAGCTTCACCACACATTTCTTATCGTCCGGATCTCCTTCGGCAATTTGCTTTAGAATAGTGATCTCGTCCATTGCTGCTTCTGTATAGTGTTGCGCACTCTTTTGTACTTTCAAAGCTACATGTATCTATTAGCAGATAAGAAAACAGAAAAAGGAAGATAACTATATCAGACCCCAGTTACTAACCAAGACAACTTGGCATTTCTAAACTGTAGTTCAAGCAGTCTTAAAGACACCAAACCCCTTCCCATTCCTAACTCAGACACACACAAACAGACATACACAACACACATCGACACATCCTGCTGCTCAACTATCTACTCCCAATATGTGAATCCTCTAAGAGAAAATTATACCCAATTCAAGAGAGGCAACAAGTAAGCAACCTCATTTTATTTCAACGGGAGTTGAtccttacaagttacaacacgCACCTTCGAACTTTTTACTGAGTAAAGATTAAGTAATAGTGTAATACTAAGAGCAAGAGAAGAAAATCTCTTGAAGTTTATGACTCAATTGTTCTACAACAATACAATAAACTCAATCAACATGGTTAACCAGTAATGAACATTTCTAACAACACAAAGCTAGCTAACTTTTTCAAAACAGAAACAAGATAAACAACAATGTGTACAACAAGAAGCAATAAACCAAAGAAAACACCCCTCCCAAAGCAAATAGGCATGTTCAATTCAAACAGTTACGTTCTTATTGCCCCACAGCTCAAACCTATTgaatcttcttcaacaaatgAGAATCCTatacaaaaagaaaacacataatcgGAATCTCGAAAAGTTTCATCCAATCGAAAACCACAGTATTCAATAGATTGGGAATATTATAATGAGAGATTGCACACAAATAAACGGTAAATGTTTGAAGGTATGTTTGAGTAAATACAGAAACATACTGATTTCTGAGTGTCCCAAGCTAGCCAGACGGTGGAGAAGTGCCCCCAGCCAAGCTTGCTCTGGATAACGTATCTTCCGTGTTTGAAGGTGTCGCCGACGCGCACGGCGTGGTATCCGCCGCGCCGGTAGTCATCGGTCCCCTCGTCCTCCGAGGTGTAGTCGCTGGTCTCGCTCCGGTCGTCGCCGTTCATATCCACCGCCGTAGCCTCCTCCGCCATTAGTTGATTCAGCCAAAATCGGAGGATTTGAAGATGATCGGAGATCCCGTAGCTCTAGATTCTTCTCATcagaaattagggttttattatttcatttcttttttttgttcgcCAAGAAAATCAGATATAGTACTATAGTAACATGATATTAGACTATCCAAGACACCCAATAGTCATGCCCCATTTTTTATCTATAGCTCCAGTTTTATTATctatagccccaaaattttgtttccgctactatagtggacacctctaagagcgtccactataacacgcccgcggctatagccgcgttttgggcggaagcggggcgccttatagtggcggagttgtccgccccgaaggtggacgcggcgaggggggagggaggcggcggacgcgggatagccgcgtgcggggcgaggacgcggcgatggagctatagccgcgcctataggcgcggcgcctatagtggcacGAGGATGAAGCCGCGGCTATTGCacgcgaatttttttttttacatttcaattcacatataaatacaccccactccattcattattttcacaccattcaaacacaacatctatacaaatttctctcactacaatttggggtcggaaatgaacaatttgtggagagacaactggaatgctctgattcaacatGTGCAACAGGATGTAGCGGcccgtttggcggaggaggcggaggatgcggaggatccgatccctcgcaccattactcatcggcggacaatcccacgagaccacgtcggtgctcACCAACGTTTAATGGATGATTACTTCGTGGATAACCCCCATTATCCACCCAagatattccgccggagattcaggatgtcgcagcggctgttcaactatatagcgacgaatttggcggagcgttaccggtgcttcaccctccggcgtgatgcgTCAGACCGGATCGGGTTGTCCACacaacagaagtgcaccgctgcaatccgacagcttgcctacgctggaccagcggacatgttcgatgaacacctacagatgggtgagacgactagcctcacggtgcttaggcagttctgtaaggggatccgggaaattttcggtggggagtttctacggaagcccaaCCCGGATGAGTGTCAGCGCCTACTTGATATGCACCGGTCGGTGCACGGGCTTCCccggaatgttaggaagcatcgattgcatgcattgggagtggaggaactgccccgtggcatggaaaggccagttcactactggattcaaaagcaaacatccaacgaTGATACTGGAAGCCGTGGCAGACTACCGTCTgaagatctggcatgcgtatttcggcgtggcaggttcgaacaacgacatcaatgttcttcagtcgtcgcatctcttcaacgaggagtgccggggggaggggccagaaatcagcttcgtagccaacggtacACAGTATAGtaggggctactatttggcagatggaatatatccgcggtggcccgtattcgtgaagactgtccgccaaccggtaggaccgaagaaacaatattttgcgcgcaaacaagagagtgctaggaaagacgttgagcgggcttttggtgtcctccaatcgcggtgggctattatacggtgtccggcacgagtttggcacgaagatgatgtcgcgaatattatgttagtctgtatcatattgcataatatgataatagaagatgaaggatttgcggcagagcgatgggcgccggaagagggtgcaagtacaagtcacggtgtcgcctccgcgccgatctagatgggcgtaccacggagcaatgaatatttgatccaacgcttcgctgatatgcgcaggaccacatcacataacacactgcaggccgatttgattgaagaagtgtgggcacgtaggggaggtagtggcgttgtgtaaacttggtagtgatttgtactagattcaatgtagtgtgtgattttaattttaatttagtgtgtaattctaattttaattttaatttgtattttatttttatttttattttttattcgtATAGTCGGCTTCTTCTAATCCACTAAGAGTCCGATAAATTTGTTCttaattacttgaaatattataaaatgaaagttgattataaaattttgggctattggaagtgtccactatagtggcggacacaaaattttggggctatggacaaaaaactggggcggggctattgggcgtgtccaccttatagtggacaccctaatagcccccaaattttataatcaattttcatttataatcaattttattttatttttattgaatttattatgGATATGTTAATTGGAATTGGAGATGCAgctaatttaattattcattggTAATAGTAAAAGTTTGATTTGTTGGGATGTGGAGTTATAGCATCTCATCCGTGCTCCTgaaagagcacggatgtaggcccggacccacttttattacttttttactctatgCTTTTAGGCAAGAGcagcaaggacatgctcaagggtcacaccattctattattcagtttaaataaaaacatttccatgatattaaaatgcattaaaaatatctgaaatactattacaattttaaaaaataaaaattacataattaaaatactaaaaattacaaactactaattaattaaaatactaaaatttaaaattacataattaaaatctttaaaaaattcaaaaaaatacataattaaaggctaaataATACCCtagtggaagactattcatctggccctatccccaatgttcttcgaagaccccgtatcattgtcAAATGTGAACCAAGTTGCTCGGGgatcatatttgacctatcaaccaaattgagttgggccaaaagggtccacaacaagttggtgggggttgaggtggcacaaagggagcgggagcaggggcgggggcggatggagtcgccttcttccttccttgcggtcggcgttgggaactgctcgggccggcgtcggggttACCCAAattagctccggcgagctggctagccacctcatccttgccggcgtcggatagggataccgacctcgaccgtttgctggaggaggatgatacgcctcccttatacttcggatgcacacgcacctcctgccaagcgttgaggtacttgaacggtttgtaatttagggattggtaggtcgctaaggcggcactgatgatgtcgagctcgctcctgccgctccccgccgaccgctcttcctggaggtaatacccctggaacttttggatttcttcgttggctctgaagatggcattgcgcaccatactttCATTGCACTCGATGGTTCCAGTcgggcggttttcattgtaccggcgagagaggCGCCtccaaaacctatccccgctttggtttgtgcctatctccggatcttcggagataatcaaataggctttgaataattgatccatctccgtcggagtgtacggggtgcggagaccacgaggagtaggagtaagaaggggaggagtttgagagccgccgccgctccctcccgatctgggttcgggtgctcacccgtatcgcccatcgggggcatcttggtcgtccaccgggtaaggctggtagccacccggaacttgagaaccttgggtttgaggaggggccgaaaattgcgtttccggactaggaaatggttgtgagccgaaccattcgtggttccaaccgcggaagtcggaggggtgatcgccggagccggacattttttttttgtaagtaagagtgaaagattgagaattgataaaagaagatgagagaatttatatgagaattgtgtagtgtagtgtgaattttttggtgtggaagtgggagtatttatagatgaaaatgtgaattttggggaaaaattgaaaaataaattaaaagttgggAGAAAAcgaatataatttattgggaagtggaaaaatatttttttatttaattcagattttttaattaaatccgatttttttaaagaaaaaacgaaattgccaacggcattgccgttgggCAATCAAgcgccgccacgtcagctgctcagtggcacggacgtgctcgatgcatcgagcagcgccgtgccagcagcAAGAGCACAGTGGCGAGCAGGGGTCAGCCGCGctagcggcacggacgccgtccttgcCAGcaagcaccgctgcggatgctcttatggtCTCCATGGAAACTAGCTTTCTGCTATTTTTGAGAAATCAAATTAAAACAAATGATTTTTGGGAGATTTTAAATCGAATCCACCAGTATAAAAATCGATTTTATTAgtaatcatattttttcttattgAATTGtccatattaaattataaaagatATTAGTGATTTGAAAGATTTCGGATAAATTAGCTGGAGTAATTTTCAGTTTGATCGGTATATaattatcaaaaaaattaatggaaaataTAATCTCTCTTAAAATCTACATATTTTGAATCGAGTTGGTTTTAAAATGTTGATtttcttattaattatttatattatatttttaaaatattataaaatgatgTAACTTGAAAATTTTgtgataaattaatatttttctaaattattactacaagaaagaaaatactatgtcgtatatttaatttattttgaatcaattaatatttttatttaatttcaaatgTAAAAGATCTAAGTAATtcaattatatatgtataatttgGATATATTTATTGTAAGTATTATAAAATGACGATAAAAATATTTGATTGTCCAAATTTGGCATTTCGAAATATAGATTCTAGATGTTTGTATGAAGTCCAAATCAATTTGTTGGACTAGTTGAAGTTCCCCAAAATTTGGCACAATGCTGGGGTATTGTCCAAATTATTGAGGGGCCCAAGCAATTCATAGACCTAAACTGCATTAATTTTTGTTGCTATTTTCAACAACTTTCTACACACAATTGATAATATATACGAATACAGAATGTATACAATTTGAGTGGAGAGTTTGAATTGAATAATTAGGAATTTTCGAATATAAAAAGGAAATCATTTGCATATACGTACTTGTTTATTATGCAATTTGAGTGTAGAATTTAAATCGAATAATTTGGAATTTTCGAATATAAAAAGGAAATCTTACTTGGCAATTTGAGTGTAGAGTTTAAATCGAATAATTTGGAATTTTCGAATATAAAAAGGAAatcttatttgttttgggaGTGAGGTGGTCGAAACAAcaaagagcattagcaatgcaCAGTTTTCTGCATACTGATGTGATGTCCGAATTTGGACTTAGtaaatttaccatattttgtcATGAATGAAATCAAAATTTATCAAATCAATATAGGTGACCCACTAAAATTTGGCATATATTACTTTTGTCTCTCATTAGGTGTCTCAATTTACTATTTTAGTCCGTTCGCGATTAAGAGTCCTAGTTCACTTTTacttaggggtgtgcattcgggtttcggttcggtttttcgcCCAAACCGAActgaacccgaaaaaccgaaaaccgaatttAGGCTAAAATtgaaaccgaaccgaaccgaaccgaaaaactgaaaatcgaacttaaaaaaccgaaccaaaccgaaaaaaccgaaatttaaaaaaaaacgaaaaaccaaaaaaatagaatatatattatatatatgatataatatactaaattaatagaatagatatatataatattatatttaaaatataattcgggttttcgttttttttcacccgaaccgaaaaaccgaaatttttatatttttaaaaccgaaccaaactgaaaaactgaaaaaatataaccaaatttcaaaatttcggtttggttcgatTCTTATATtcggttttcgatttttttctcACCCCTACTTTTACTATAAAAATGTGTCTCGCACTTCACTATCTTTCTCCACTCACTTTCCTTTATAGTATTTCATAAAATACAGTGAGTATATATTAAGGGAGGGAAAGGAAATGGTGGATTGTGCATATTATTTCCTAAGTAAGTGATGAAATAAAAAGTAATGTGAGATCCATGAAAAAGTGCactgaaaaatgaatttaaggGATGAGTTCTAGATGACCTAACACCATCCATTATAAGAGGTGGCCAAACTTTTGGTTATCCAATTTTGGTGTGTTATTGTAGTATAGGGGAAAACATGGAGAGGACTATCCCACTTTATCTGCCATGTGGGCAGAGTGACAGGTCACCACAGTTTTATGCAGTAcagtatttttttcctttttatgttttactctctccgtcccggaTAATTCGTTTCACTTTGatcgggcacgggttttaagaaatgtaatgaaaagtgagttgaaaaagttagtggaatgtgagccctacttttatttattagttttatagtaaaatgtgagtaggaatgagttagtggaatatgaggtccactacaaaaaatggtaaaagtaaaatgagacaaattacgtgggacgaaccaaaatggaaaaatgagacaaattatccgggacggagggagtattattttatgttttcccttttcttgttcttctttGAAATGGAGTAATAATACAACATACTTCATCCGTGCAACGAAACATTACTCATAACTATATAAAGAAATTCAAGTTATGTAAAGAAATTTATTACTATTTAGGTAAAAAAAGAACAGAGAAAATACGTTAAACTAATGGGCTCAAGAAGAAACTGATTTCTAATATTTATTGGGTCCACGTGAACCCTTGAAAGCCCACGATCTCATCTAACTAGGCCCTTCTTTGTATGGGCTATTAATTTGTCCACAAAATCCATTTGCACATGTATATTTTAAggaaaaatttcaaatttttatacAACAATGTTTTTAGTCTATTCTTATCAAACCGGATATATTCAGTGAAAAAATTGAACTCGTCAAACCAATATTTGACATAATCTCACTAATGAATGTGCATAAATTAAAAACTGGTTGCTCCACTattgttaaaaaaaagtaaaaaagagctACACTACAAAATTAGGTCCATGAAtactgatgaatccgcgaattattgatgatgatgaatgctcgtaaaaataaattacgacacggtgaatttacgtggttcgatttactgaggtaaatctacgtccacgggaagaagggagggcaagattgtattgcttgatctgggattacagcttacaacacagacttgctatatgattttatctctagagagcttaacccttttctatctgatctaagttctatttatacattgaactaaggtcgtggtttgcagccccactaacaagatcgtgggtgagcaataactgctcaataactgcttcgtaccactaaatagatcgtgggtatagcggaggtcgtggaggcctttcatgagtccactaactcctagttcggtcgaatgctgagaccgaactgctggactttaccgatcagctcttgccgatctgagaggagagcttgactggtcggcttttaccgagctgtaggctgagtccgaactcttgggtcgtgccgaactctttggtgccgaacagatactctttcttgggctctgggctgatgggccgtcactgttattgggcttgccattagggtttagttcgtaccccatcactaccccccccgaaaagcgaagtgaatcacttcggcgaggtgagtcacttcggcattctggataatggtaagggggaggctgacg
Proteins encoded in this window:
- the LOC121742729 gene encoding SRSF protein kinase 1-like, producing MAEEATAVDMNGDDRSETSDYTSEDEGTDDYRRGGYHAVRVGDTFKHGRYVIQSKLGWGHFSTVWLAWDTQKSIHVALKVQKSAQHYTEAAMDEITILKQIAEGDPDDKKCVVKLLDHFKHSGSNGQHVCMVFEYLGDNLLTLIKYSDYRGVPLHMVKEICLHILAGLDYLHRQLSIIHTDLKPENILLLSTIDPAKDPRKSGAELILPSNKSKIVSEPEASKDAKVSRGDLTKNQKKKIRKKAKRAAQKCAGKEETEPDNEASGPEESQRDDNANGRSIEKRSNKSVTEATSGGENGACQGTKGNKRGSRSARQKLLAEVELKCKLVDFGNACWTYKQFTSDIQTRQYRCPEVILGSKYSTSADMWSFACICFELVTGDVLFDPHSGDNYDRDEDHLALMMELLGMMPRKIALGGRYSRDFFNRFGDLRHIRRLRFWPLTKVLREKYELNEKDATETADFLTQILDFVPEKRLTAAQCLTHPWISGRHITPSNKLEEVENGGPENRTEKDATETMEVRVGNIVIDTKSKDSKSVVSSVAPY